In Drosophila santomea strain STO CAGO 1482 chromosome 3L, Prin_Dsan_1.1, whole genome shotgun sequence, a single window of DNA contains:
- the LOC120448081 gene encoding large proline-rich protein BAG6 isoform X2 produces MLINLKVKTLDARTHEFSIDNELTIRQFKDQIAEKTNIAAENQRIIYQGRVLADDKQVKEYDVDGKVLHVAERPPFSQRGANARNNDEPMRTFRNVARPPPPGMRTSPYFRALDGMLVGTMAIPVNNGPVAGTRPPPNRYPNSSSFCINRITVALHMIDCADNIAAYLENPAVGLNNQSLDILQRGRWSMESTVVEVGVSSTDLPRNNNIIDMVQDAVTAALSRTGARNYTVVQLPTVYTNENGETSQQRTGEAGTSEGAASGAASNASGETTAATVIIEDVIETDDEAADGASDRSVTPTPEPEPEGAVGGQPATAAETPTSSAGSANDAAAEGAHNSGPRRRTRPQVLAQVIQHYRGVQARLAPFVDRYYEILQNDPTFEESDTSGRENAQRIFDRVSEAFHYLSHAQHAISDLMLDLSQPGPRVLTCRPILVEQSGYIRSNNIFTPNFLAPASGLLNEPFRNRAPGTASAAGTQTPNTAGTPTAVAPPQAANLQAATDASRSAAAMAEIASRAAGAAAEMAAGAASAAAAAARDLSSDQVEDPVDEPMVAPNAAGAATPAQQQQRLEMDHDQDQDQSETPERENRPVPRLRVYVPVTLPPRNTQMEMARIIQAMVNGQRPNDVHVEFNAPNVMSINLPVHVMTTVRQAPAPGSNETAEPSASESSPESTPATATAESPNAASTSSGTRSGDQRANTLPTTSTQTRSTSRPQIQIGGNNNWGGRIAPTHTAFDRFLPCNSHHIREPEQLLQNNNTNRSTSTAAAGGATVLSPTAAAVTRPVTTGRIQRGSNTFRPMWSSRRQRPASEQLNSLRPAAWAQAQTQTTHVQAAHVGAGSTNGPGVGAGAGAGRVRPTGGSPINRDRLAARTAHVGGGSTNGGLPSGRRGRLQAATSRLSRQFPTLLANFLLNNLRNNAPTASVGSAVAAEGGSAASSSSGAPAPIAATTPAGPPQTVVPTSTPTPAGGDSNNLRSQLRSFLNDSLFVGVPINEQTIPGAIGRALEWFAESLVYLPQYERPEYNSRDSVCNILRVSLRLIIELCNGAPGGADGAQFEQSLKKICDQFRKRLYSVLFLCLGSANAELYWRQLMRLLCTPMRSNFRNEALQFLCIYIDPTIPAQTDTADAQQFLVLRSVQAAPPTAADEPFVAPPPFALNPQQQQQQPQEQSLDTDVEMAEVAASSSSSSSPAADLPVVIVGSEPWHMSFPNDWLPVITRDLQTQAEQSRPQPPFSDAYISGMSAKRRKIIQSEKPTASVECLIANGVQRAIQSAGLGGTSGSASSSSISMDTVIGSIAHDSTVQAAYTDAVRNSLKERIKQDADFKSSKYPQIAKFAEQK; encoded by the exons ATGCTCATAAACCTTAAGGTGAAGACCTTAGATGCGCGCACCCACGAATTCAGCATCGACAATGAG CTCACCATCCGCCAGTTCAAGGACCAAATAGCCGAGAAGACAAACATTGCGGCGGAGAACCAGCGTATCATCTACCAGGGTCGCGTTCTGGCCGATGATAAGCAGGTGAAGGAATACG ATGTGGATGGCAAGGTGCTCCATGTGGCCGAACGACCACCGTTCTCGCAGCGCGGTGCCAACGCCCGGAACAATGATGAACCCATGCGCACCTTCCGCAATGTGGCACGTCCTCCGCCGCCGGGAATGCGCACCTCTCCGTATTTCCGCGCCCTCGACGGCATGCTAGTGGGCACCATGGCCATACCCGTTAACAATGGTCCAGTAGCAGGG ACTCGTCCTCCACCAAATCGTTATCCCAACTCCTCGTCCTTCTGCATTAACCGCATCACTGTGGCCCTGCACATGATCGATTGCGCCGACAATATAGCAGCCTATCTGGAAAATCCAGCCGTTGGTCTAAACAATCAATCGCTGGACATCCTGCAGCGTGGTCGCTGGTCCATGGAGTCCACTGTCGTGGAAGTGGGTGTCTCCTCGACCGATCTGCCGCGCAACAATAACATCATCGATATGGTCCAAGATGCTGTGACCGCCGCTCTCTCGCGTACTGGCGCCCGCAACTATACGGTGGTGCAGCTGCCCACAGTTTATACCAACGAGAATGGCGAGACCAGCCAGCAGAGGACTGGCGAAGCTGGAACAAGCGAAGGAGCAGCCAGCGGAGCTGCAAGCAATGCTAGTGGTGAAACCACAGCGGCCACTGTGATTATCGAGGATGTTATCGAAACGGACGACGAAGCTGCCGATGGAGCATCGGATCGTTCCGTCACGCCAACACCAGAGCCGGAGCCGGAGGGAGCAGTTGGTGGCCAGCCGGCCACTGCAGCAGAGACTCCCACATCCTCGGCTGGATCAGCAAATGACGCGGCTGCAGAAGGAGCCCACAACTCGGGACCCAGGCGCCGTACGCGTCCGCAGGTGTTGGCCCAAGTTATTCAGCACTATCGTGGCGTACAGGCTCGCTTGGCGCCTTTTGTAGATCGGTACTACGAGATTCTTCAGAACGATCCCACTTTCGAGGAGAGT gACACCTCTGGACGCGAGAACGCGCAGCGAATCTTTGATCGCGTTTCGGAGGCCTTCCACTACCTTTCGCACGCCCAGCACGCTATATCCGATTTAATGCTTGATCTGTCGCAGCCAGGACCACGTGTGCTCACCTGCCGACCCATTCTCGTTGAGCAGAGCGGCTACATACGCTCCAATAACATTTTCACGCCCAACTTCTTGGCACCGGCCTCGGGTCTCCTCAACGAGCCTTTCCGCAATAGAGCACCTGGTACTGCCTCTGCAGCTGGCACGCAAACGCCGAACACCGCAGGCACTCCAACTGCTGTGGCACCGCCGCAGGCTGCCAATTTGCAGGCGGCCACCGATGCCAGCCGCAGTGCAGCGGCCATGGCGGAGATCGCCAGTCGAGCTGCTGGAGCCGCTGCGGAAATGGCTGCTGGAGCTGCTAGTgcggctgccgctgctgctcgCGATTTGTCCAGCGATCAAGTGGAGGATCCCGTCGACGAACCTATGGTGGCGCCAAATGCTGCAGGTGCCGCAACACCtgcacaacagcagcagcgtcTCGAAATGG ATCACGATCAAGATCAAGATCAAAGCGAAACTCCCGAACGAGAAAACCGACCAGTGCCTAGGCTGCGTGTCTATGTGCCAGTGACCCTGCCACCGCGCA ATAcccaaatggaaatggctcGCATTATTCAGGCAATGGTCAATGGTCAGCGGCCGAACGATGTTCATGTGGAATTCAATGCCCCCAACGTCATGTCGATTAACCTACCGGTGCATGTGATGACGACAGTGCGACAGGCTCCGGCACCTGGATCAAACGAAACAGCAGAACCTTCTGCGTCCGAATCCTCCCCTGAAAGTACGCCTGCAACGGCCACTGCAGAGTCTCCAAATGCAGCATCAACATCAAGTGGAACACGCAGTGGCGATCAGAGGGCCAATACCTTGCCCACCACGTCCACGCAAACGCGTTCGACATCAAGGCCACAGATTCAGAttggcggcaacaacaactgggGCGGACGCATTGCTCCCACACACACGGCATTCGACCGCTTCCTGCCTTGCAACAGTCATCACATTCGGGAACCCGAACAGCTGCTCCAAAACAACAATACCAATCGCAGCACctctacagcagcagcaggaggagccaCCGTTCTATCGCCCACAGCCGCTGCCGTAACTCGTCCTG TCACCACTGGTCGCATCCAGCGCGGCAGTAACACGTTCCGCCCAATGTGGTCGTCGCGTCGCCAGCGACCAGCCAGCGAGCAACTAAACAGCCTGCGACCGGCAGCCTGGGCGCAGGCGCAGACCCAAACCACTCATGTTCAAGCCGCCCACGTTGGTGCTGGCAGCACCAATGGGCCCGGAGTCGGAGCCGGGGCCGGAGCCGGAAGAGTGCGGCCCACGGGAGGATCGCCCATCAATCGCGATCGGCTGGCGGCTCGAACGGCCCACGTTGGCGGTGGCAGCACCAACGGAGGCTTGCCCTCTGGCCGGCGGGGGCGACTACAGGCCGCCACCAGCCGCCTGTCACGACAATTTCCCACCCTACTCGCTAATTTTTTGCTTAATAATCTGAGAAATAATGCGCCAACAGCTTCGGTAGGCAGCGCAGTCGCCGCCGAGGGAGGTTCGGCcgcctcatcatcatcaggagCACCTGCCCCAATTGCTGCTACCACACCAGCTGGTCCACCGCAAACTGTTGTGCCGACATCCACACCCACTCCTGCCGGCGGAGATTCGAACAACCTGCGTTCGCAGCTGCGCAGCTTCCTCAACGACAGCCTGTTTGTCGGCGTGCCCATCAACGAGCAGACCATCCCAGGGGCCATTGGTCGCGCACTTGAATGGTTCGCGGAGAGCCTGGTCTACTTGCCGCAATACGAGCGGCCGGAGTACAACTCCCGCGACTCGGTGTGCAACATCCTGCGTGTCAGCCTCCGTCTGATCATCGAGCTTTGTAATGGAGCTCCGGGCGGCGCTGATGGTGCTCAGTTCGAGCAAAGTCTCAAAAAGATCTGTGACCAGTTCCGCAAGCGCCTCTACAGCGTTCTCTTCTTGTGTCTTGGAAGCGCGAACGCGGAGCTCTACTGGCGCCAGCTAATGCGCCTGCTTTGCACACCAATGCGATCCA ACTTCCGCAACGAAGCCCTGCAGTTCTTGTGCATCTACATAGACCCCACGATTCCTGCCCAGACTGACACAGCAGATGCCCAGCAGTTCCTGGTCCTGCGCAGCGTTCAAGCAGCTCCTCCAACAGCTGCCGACGAA CCATTCGTGGCACCGCCGCCTTTTGCTCTCAacccacagcagcagcagcagcagccgcaagAGCAATCTCTGGATACGGATGTTGAGATGGCTGAAGTggccgccagcagcagcagcagcagttcaCCGGCAGCCGACCTACCCGTAGTGATTGTGGGCTCAGAGCCCTGGCACATGAGTTTCCCCAATGATTGGTTGCCAGTGATAACGCGCGATCTACAGACCCAGGCAGAG CAGAGTCGTCCTCAGCCGCCGTTCTCGGATGCCTACATCTCGGGCATGTCCGCCAAGCGGCGCAAGATAATTCAGTCGGAAAAGCCGACGGCCAGCGTGGAGTGTCTCATTGCGAACGGAGTGCAGAGGGCTATCCAAAGCGCCGGTTTGGGTGGAACCAGTGGAAGCGCCTCAAGTTCGTCGATCAGTATGGATACCGTAATCGGTTCCATTGCTCACGACTCCACCGTTCAGGCTGCCTACACGGATGCGGTGCGGAATAGTTTAAAAGAGCGTATCAAGCAGGATGCGGATTTCAAGTCCAGCAAGTATCCACAGATCGCCAAGTTCGCCGAGCAAAAGTAG
- the LOC120448081 gene encoding large proline-rich protein BAG6 isoform X9 has translation MLINLKVKTLDARTHEFSIDNELTIRQFKDQIAEKTNIAAENQRIIYQGRVLADDKQVKEYDVDGKVLHVAERPPFSQRGANARNNDEPMRTFRNVARPPPPGMRTSPYFRALDGMLVGTMAIPVNNGPVAGTRPPPNRYPNSSSFCINRITVALHMIDCADNIAAYLENPAVGLNNQSLDILQRGRWSMESTVVEVGVSSTDLPRNNNIIDMVQDAVTAALSRTGARNYTVVQLPTVYTNENGETSQQRTGEAGTSEGAASGAASNASGETTAATVIIEDVIETDDEAADGASDRSVTPTPEPEPEGAVGGQPATAAETPTSSAGSANDAAAEGAHNSGPRRRTRPQVLAQVIQHYRGVQARLAPFVDRYYEILQNDPTFEESDTSGRENAQRIFDRVSEAFHYLSHAQHAISDLMLDLSQPGPRVLTCRPILVEQSGYIRSNNIFTPNFLAPASGLLNEPFRNRAPGTASAAGTQTPNTAGTPTAVAPPQAANLQAATDASRSAAAMAEIASRAAGAAAEMAAGAASAAAAAARDLSSDQVEDPVDEPMVAPNAAGAATPAQQQQRLEMDHDQDQDQSETPERENRPVPRLRVYVPVTLPPRNTQMEMARIIQAMVNGQRPNDVHVEFNAPNVMSINLPVHVMTTVRQAPAPGSNETAEPSASESSPESTPATATAESPNAASTSSGTRSGDQRANTLPTTSTQTRSTSRPQIQIGGNNNWGGRIAPTHTAFDRFLPCNSHHIREPEQLLQNNNTNRSTSTAAAGGATVLSPTAAAVTRPASVGSAVAAEGGSAASSSSGAPAPIAATTPAGPPQTVVPTSTPTPAGGDSNNLRSQLRSFLNDSLFVGVPINEQTIPGAIGRALEWFAESLVYLPQYERPEYNSRDSVCNILRVSLRLIIELCNGAPGGADGAQFEQSLKKICDQFRKRLYSVLFLCLGSANAELYWRQLMRLLCTPMRSNFRNEALQFLCIYIDPTIPAQTDTADAQQFLVLRSVQAAPPTAADEPFVAPPPFALNPQQQQQQPQEQSLDTDVEMAEVAASSSSSSSPAADLPVVIVGSEPWHMSFPNDWLPVITRDLQTQAEQSRPQPPFSDAYISGMSAKRRKIIQSEKPTASVECLIANGVQRAIQSAGLGGTSGSASSSSISMDTVIGSIAHDSTVQAAYTDAVRNSLKERIKQDADFKSSKYPQIAKFAEQK, from the exons ATGCTCATAAACCTTAAGGTGAAGACCTTAGATGCGCGCACCCACGAATTCAGCATCGACAATGAG CTCACCATCCGCCAGTTCAAGGACCAAATAGCCGAGAAGACAAACATTGCGGCGGAGAACCAGCGTATCATCTACCAGGGTCGCGTTCTGGCCGATGATAAGCAGGTGAAGGAATACG ATGTGGATGGCAAGGTGCTCCATGTGGCCGAACGACCACCGTTCTCGCAGCGCGGTGCCAACGCCCGGAACAATGATGAACCCATGCGCACCTTCCGCAATGTGGCACGTCCTCCGCCGCCGGGAATGCGCACCTCTCCGTATTTCCGCGCCCTCGACGGCATGCTAGTGGGCACCATGGCCATACCCGTTAACAATGGTCCAGTAGCAGGG ACTCGTCCTCCACCAAATCGTTATCCCAACTCCTCGTCCTTCTGCATTAACCGCATCACTGTGGCCCTGCACATGATCGATTGCGCCGACAATATAGCAGCCTATCTGGAAAATCCAGCCGTTGGTCTAAACAATCAATCGCTGGACATCCTGCAGCGTGGTCGCTGGTCCATGGAGTCCACTGTCGTGGAAGTGGGTGTCTCCTCGACCGATCTGCCGCGCAACAATAACATCATCGATATGGTCCAAGATGCTGTGACCGCCGCTCTCTCGCGTACTGGCGCCCGCAACTATACGGTGGTGCAGCTGCCCACAGTTTATACCAACGAGAATGGCGAGACCAGCCAGCAGAGGACTGGCGAAGCTGGAACAAGCGAAGGAGCAGCCAGCGGAGCTGCAAGCAATGCTAGTGGTGAAACCACAGCGGCCACTGTGATTATCGAGGATGTTATCGAAACGGACGACGAAGCTGCCGATGGAGCATCGGATCGTTCCGTCACGCCAACACCAGAGCCGGAGCCGGAGGGAGCAGTTGGTGGCCAGCCGGCCACTGCAGCAGAGACTCCCACATCCTCGGCTGGATCAGCAAATGACGCGGCTGCAGAAGGAGCCCACAACTCGGGACCCAGGCGCCGTACGCGTCCGCAGGTGTTGGCCCAAGTTATTCAGCACTATCGTGGCGTACAGGCTCGCTTGGCGCCTTTTGTAGATCGGTACTACGAGATTCTTCAGAACGATCCCACTTTCGAGGAGAGT gACACCTCTGGACGCGAGAACGCGCAGCGAATCTTTGATCGCGTTTCGGAGGCCTTCCACTACCTTTCGCACGCCCAGCACGCTATATCCGATTTAATGCTTGATCTGTCGCAGCCAGGACCACGTGTGCTCACCTGCCGACCCATTCTCGTTGAGCAGAGCGGCTACATACGCTCCAATAACATTTTCACGCCCAACTTCTTGGCACCGGCCTCGGGTCTCCTCAACGAGCCTTTCCGCAATAGAGCACCTGGTACTGCCTCTGCAGCTGGCACGCAAACGCCGAACACCGCAGGCACTCCAACTGCTGTGGCACCGCCGCAGGCTGCCAATTTGCAGGCGGCCACCGATGCCAGCCGCAGTGCAGCGGCCATGGCGGAGATCGCCAGTCGAGCTGCTGGAGCCGCTGCGGAAATGGCTGCTGGAGCTGCTAGTgcggctgccgctgctgctcgCGATTTGTCCAGCGATCAAGTGGAGGATCCCGTCGACGAACCTATGGTGGCGCCAAATGCTGCAGGTGCCGCAACACCtgcacaacagcagcagcgtcTCGAAATGG ATCACGATCAAGATCAAGATCAAAGCGAAACTCCCGAACGAGAAAACCGACCAGTGCCTAGGCTGCGTGTCTATGTGCCAGTGACCCTGCCACCGCGCA ATAcccaaatggaaatggctcGCATTATTCAGGCAATGGTCAATGGTCAGCGGCCGAACGATGTTCATGTGGAATTCAATGCCCCCAACGTCATGTCGATTAACCTACCGGTGCATGTGATGACGACAGTGCGACAGGCTCCGGCACCTGGATCAAACGAAACAGCAGAACCTTCTGCGTCCGAATCCTCCCCTGAAAGTACGCCTGCAACGGCCACTGCAGAGTCTCCAAATGCAGCATCAACATCAAGTGGAACACGCAGTGGCGATCAGAGGGCCAATACCTTGCCCACCACGTCCACGCAAACGCGTTCGACATCAAGGCCACAGATTCAGAttggcggcaacaacaactgggGCGGACGCATTGCTCCCACACACACGGCATTCGACCGCTTCCTGCCTTGCAACAGTCATCACATTCGGGAACCCGAACAGCTGCTCCAAAACAACAATACCAATCGCAGCACctctacagcagcagcaggaggagccaCCGTTCTATCGCCCACAGCCGCTGCCGTAACTCGTCCTG CTTCGGTAGGCAGCGCAGTCGCCGCCGAGGGAGGTTCGGCcgcctcatcatcatcaggagCACCTGCCCCAATTGCTGCTACCACACCAGCTGGTCCACCGCAAACTGTTGTGCCGACATCCACACCCACTCCTGCCGGCGGAGATTCGAACAACCTGCGTTCGCAGCTGCGCAGCTTCCTCAACGACAGCCTGTTTGTCGGCGTGCCCATCAACGAGCAGACCATCCCAGGGGCCATTGGTCGCGCACTTGAATGGTTCGCGGAGAGCCTGGTCTACTTGCCGCAATACGAGCGGCCGGAGTACAACTCCCGCGACTCGGTGTGCAACATCCTGCGTGTCAGCCTCCGTCTGATCATCGAGCTTTGTAATGGAGCTCCGGGCGGCGCTGATGGTGCTCAGTTCGAGCAAAGTCTCAAAAAGATCTGTGACCAGTTCCGCAAGCGCCTCTACAGCGTTCTCTTCTTGTGTCTTGGAAGCGCGAACGCGGAGCTCTACTGGCGCCAGCTAATGCGCCTGCTTTGCACACCAATGCGATCCA ACTTCCGCAACGAAGCCCTGCAGTTCTTGTGCATCTACATAGACCCCACGATTCCTGCCCAGACTGACACAGCAGATGCCCAGCAGTTCCTGGTCCTGCGCAGCGTTCAAGCAGCTCCTCCAACAGCTGCCGACGAA CCATTCGTGGCACCGCCGCCTTTTGCTCTCAacccacagcagcagcagcagcagccgcaagAGCAATCTCTGGATACGGATGTTGAGATGGCTGAAGTggccgccagcagcagcagcagcagttcaCCGGCAGCCGACCTACCCGTAGTGATTGTGGGCTCAGAGCCCTGGCACATGAGTTTCCCCAATGATTGGTTGCCAGTGATAACGCGCGATCTACAGACCCAGGCAGAG CAGAGTCGTCCTCAGCCGCCGTTCTCGGATGCCTACATCTCGGGCATGTCCGCCAAGCGGCGCAAGATAATTCAGTCGGAAAAGCCGACGGCCAGCGTGGAGTGTCTCATTGCGAACGGAGTGCAGAGGGCTATCCAAAGCGCCGGTTTGGGTGGAACCAGTGGAAGCGCCTCAAGTTCGTCGATCAGTATGGATACCGTAATCGGTTCCATTGCTCACGACTCCACCGTTCAGGCTGCCTACACGGATGCGGTGCGGAATAGTTTAAAAGAGCGTATCAAGCAGGATGCGGATTTCAAGTCCAGCAAGTATCCACAGATCGCCAAGTTCGCCGAGCAAAAGTAG